GCCGGGCGGCGGCGCGGCGGAACCGGCTCCGGCCTCGGCGCCTGCTGCCGCACCGCCTGCTCCGACAGCGTTCCCCGGTTCGCCAGGATCAGCACGCGCGCCGCCGAACGCAGGACGGCCAGGTCCTGGGGCGGCAGGAGATCTTCCCGGAGAACGAAGACGCCTCCATGGTCCCCGTGAGTCTCGTGCCCGACCGCGGTCTGACTCGCCCGCACCATGGCTTCGACCGACTGCTGGAGATCCTGCGCGTAGGAGGTCCCCTTCGCATTCAGGATCACCAGGTCGGCTGAAACCCCCTTCAACCGCCAGTACTCGTGCGCCCGCAGGACCTGCCTCGCAACCTCCCGCTCCTCGTCCCTCTCGATGCGCACGACGGCGATCGGCAGATCTCCGGAGATGCCGTGGGCCCAGAGCCCGGACGGACCGCCGCGGTTCGCGGCCAGCTCCTGGTGCCCGGCCCGCAGCGTGCGATCCAGGTAAAGCAGGCGATTGGCCAGACGCTGGAAGAGGTGGGCCTCGTCCCGGGTGATCCGGAGGTGGTGCAGCTGGACCTGGGCCTGGGTCCATGCCAGAGCGCTTGCGCGCTCGAACGTCGCCGGTTGACGATACTTCTCCGCGATCTCGAGGGCCTGTTCGCGGGAGCGCGCCACGAGTGTCGTGAACACCAGACGCACGGTCCCTTGAGCGGGAATGGCGACGCGGTACCTCAGGCTCACGATCGGATCCAGGACCGTCCCCGCCGTGTTCGAAAGGGGCCTCCCGTCGATCACGGAGAGCGGCGTCCGGATGCCGCGGCCCCGGCCCAGAAAGCGCGCGCGGTCGCTTTCATACTGCGGTGGGCCCAGAGTCGCTCCCTCGGACGCGGCCAGGTGGGCGAGCCACACCGCGGGCTCCTCCGCCGAACGCGGGCGCCGCGTCGCCAGCAGGGTTTCGTGCCCGGGCACGAACTCCGTCTCGACGAACAGGCTCGAGAAGGCGGGATGGGCCTCGTCCGCGGATTGTGGAGCCAGCACGACCTCGGCGTAGGAGGTGAAGTCGATCTCGCGGTCCCTGTTCTCGAGATTTGTCACCGTCAGCCGGCGGAGCTCGGCGTCGTCCTCGGGGGACACCACGATCTCGAGGACGATCGAAAGGGACGGGTTTCGCTGCGTGATCCTGGCCCGGTCTTCGGAATACACGACATCGTAATGGTCCGCCTCGGTTCCGCAGGGTTGGAAGCCGGCGGACCAGACGTCGCCGGTTTCTGCGTCCTTCAGGAAGACGTACGTGCCCCAGCAGTCACGCGTCGTATCCTCCCGCCAGCGGGTGACGGCCAGGTCGCCCCACCGGCTGAACCCGGAGCCCGCCGCCGTGATCATGACGGTGTAGCGGCCGTTGGACAGGAGATGCGTGCGGGGCGTGATGTCGTGCGGCGATTCGAACCGCCGCAAGGTGGGGGGGACCAGGTCGCGCACGTGCGCGGCCTCCAGCACCTCCTCGCCGCGGGGCCGGGTCACGGCCACCGAACGCGGCGTCCGTTCCTGCAGCAGGAGCTCAGCCGCCTGGACCATGGGATGGGAGTGAAAGCGCCGCTGCGTCGCTCCGTCGTGGACCACGTTCCCGATGGACACGACCGTCATCCCCTGGTGGTGGGCCATGTAGGCGCGGACCACGGCGACCCGGGTCTTCTCCGGCAACCTCGAGGGGGTGTAATCGAGCGCGTCATAGAAGCCGTAGGCGCCGAGGGCCCCTGCCTCCTCGAGGCGCGAGAAATTGTCCAATGCGGCCCCTGGATTCACCATCGCCGCAAGCGCGGTGGCGTAGGGGGCCACCACCACGTCCTCGAACAGCCCACGCTTGAGACCCAGACCGGGCACGCCGAAATCCGAGTACTGGTATGTGTGCGCCGCATCGCGAACGTTGTAGGCCGATTCCGAGATCCCCCAGGGAACCCCGCGCTCGGCGCCGTATCGGATCTGGCGCCCGACGACGAGGCGGCAGGTGAGATCCAGAAGACTCCGGGCGGGTTGCCGCATCACGAGAAGCGGCATCAGGTATTCGAACATGGAGCCCGACCAGGAGACGAGGGCCGCGCCACCGCCCACGGGCGTGAGGGAGCGGCCGAGGAGAAACCAGTGCTGAGGGGAGACATCGCCCTTGGCGATGGCCACGAAGCTGGCCAGCCTGGCCTCCGAGGCCAGAAGGTCGTAGCCGCTCGGATCGAGCGTGCCTTCGGTCACGCGGTAGCCGATGGAGAAGATCTTGCGGGAGGGATCGAACAGGAACTCGAACTCCATGGACCGGACCATTTCTTCGGCGAGCGATGCGAGAGCGGAAAGACGGTGCACCAGGCTGGAGTCGTCCCCCTGCAGGTCGCGGGCATGACTCCTGACGGAGGCTCGAACGGCCGAGGCCCAGGCCAGGATTTCGGCTCCGGCGCCGTCCTCGACGTCGCTCGCGAGCCTGCGCGCGACCTCCACGAGGCTGTCCGCCGCGGTCTCCAGCTCCTTGAATCGAGGGACCCATCCGGGAAGGGAGGTCGTGGGGACTTCGAGAAGCGCCGACATCCCCTCGACGGTCTCGCGCAGCAGCACCTCCGCGGTCGGCTGAGCACGCCTTGGACGCCCGGCCTTCGCCAGCGAATCGACAAGCAGATGAAGAGCGTCTCCGATCCCCTCCGAGATCTCCGGGCCGGACAGGGGACGGTGCACGAACTCGCGGCATGATTGAGCCATGGCGATCAGGTGCCCGGCCAGATTGCCGCTGTCCACCGTGGAGACGTACATGGGCTCCAGCGGCTGCAATGTCCGTGTGTCGTACCAGTTGACGAAGTGGCCGCGGACGCGGCGCAGGTCCGACATGGTCTGAAGCGTCGTCTCGAGCCGCTCCGCGGTGTCGAGGATCCCGATCCAGCCGAAATCGTGGGCGACCGTCGTACCGAGCAGATAGAGCCCCAGGTTGGTCGGCGAGGTGCGGTGAGCTCCGACGGGCTCGGGCTCCTCCTGGAAGTTGTCCGGTGGAAGGGCATGATCGTCCTGGTCCACGAACGCCTCGAAGTAGCGCCAGGTTCGGCGGGCGATGAGCCGCAGGGAGCGCGTCTCCGCGGAGGAGAGGACCTGGGACTTCGCAATCTTCGGCGGGACGCTGATGCGCCAGGCAAGGATGGGTGACAGCATCCAGAGGAGGACGAACGGCATCGCCACGGGCCAGGCTCCCGGCTTGAGCACGACGAGGAGCAGGCCGGCCCCGGCGGCCAGGAACACGCCCCAGCGGAGGTGCCAGTAGAAGGCCCGGAGTCTCAGGTCGGCACCGTAGCCCGCCTGCGCGGCGGTCACCCACTCGAGGAGGTTTCGTTTCGTGACGTAGAGCCGGCCGAGCGTGCGGATGATGGCGTCCACCATGAGCCAGGACTGGTGCGCCAGCATGGTGATCGCCAGGAGCGTCTGCGACAAGGCCACGGAAATGTCGTGACCCACGGCGCGAAGATGGCTTCGCTTGGAGATCCCCCATCGCCGCGGCAGCAGGCCGTCGAGAACCGGGATCACGGCCGGCAGCACGACGGATGCGACGAACAGGCCGGTCCAGCGGAGCGGAGGAACGTCCGGGAGGATCCAGGCGGTCACCGCGACCAGGAACCCCGAAGGGGCCGCGAGGCTCCTTCGGAGATTGTCGATCATCTTCCAGCGGCCATGGGTCGGGATGCGGGTCCTCCCGCCCAGGATCCAGGGCAGGAGCTGCCAGTCACCCCGCACCCAGCGATGGTGGCGGCGGGCGGCGACCTCGTAGTTGGTCGGGAATTCTTCGAAGAGATCCACATCGGTCGCGAGCCCGGCGCGCGCGAACGTGCTCTCGAAGAGATCGTGGCTGAGGAGCGTGTTTTCCGGGACCCTTTCGTCCAGGGCCGCCTCGAAGGCGTCGACGTCGTAAATCCCTTTTCCCGTGTACGACCCCTCGCCGAAGAGGTCCTGGTACACATCGGAGATCGCGGCCGCGTAGGGATCCACACCTCCGGGGCCCGAGATGATCCGCTGGTAGGTGGTGCTCGCGGGGCCCGTCGGCAAGGACGGAGCCAGGCGTGGCTGCAGGATGGCGTACCCCTCGACGACACGCCTCGTCCCGGAATCGAAGCGCGGCCGGTTCAACGGGTGCGCCATCGCCCCGACCAGTCGGCTGGCAGTCCCCCTGGGGAGCCGTGTGTCGGCATCCAGGGTGATGACGTAGCGAACGCCCTGCGGCGGCGTGGGCGGCCGGCCGTTGATGGGAACGAACGTGGTGTCGGTGGCGCCGCGCAGAAGCCGGTTCAGCTCATGGAGCTTCCCGCGCTTCCTCTCCCAGCCGATCCACTTGCCCTCCCTCTCGTTCCAGAGACGCCGGCGATGCAACAGGAGGAAACGCGCCCCGCCGCCGGGTGGATTGTCGTAGCGCGAGTTGAGGCGCGCGATGCCGTCCGCCAGCGCGGCAACCAGGTCGTCGTCGCCGGGTTTCTTCTCTTCGGTCGCGTCCGCCCAGTCGGTGAGGAGGGCAAAGTGGAGATGGCCGCCGGGATTCGCGAGAGAGTGCACCTCGATGCGCTCGAGCTGCTCCTCGATGTCGTTCTGGCGCGTGAGCAGCGTCGGCACGACGACCAGAGTCCGAAGCTCCGCAGGCACGCCCCGGGTGAGGTCGAGCTTGGGCAACAGCCTGGGTGGAACGAGGAGCGGGACCAGGCGGTGGACGAGCGACACCGCGATGTCCGAGGCGGGGACCAGACCGAGAACAGCCAGGAGGACGAGGATCCAGGAGGCCGCCCCGGCGGTCCAGGTCGGAAGCAGGAGGACGGCCAGGAGCAGGCCGGTCAGAGCGACGATTCCTCCCAGGTAATAGAGGAGAGCGTGCGCGCGAAAGGCGCGGCGGAGTCGGATTCGCAAAGGGACGCGAAATCCCAGACGCCGCTCGAACGCCCTCCGACCCCCGGCGACGATGTAGTACCCCGGATCCTCCTCGGCGCGCCCGGGAACGCCGGGAAGCGTCTGCCCTCGCCCGTTCTCCCGGCCCGCGCTCCGTGCCATGAGCACCGCTTCCCGCGCCACCTCGATTTCCGAAAGTCCCGAACGCCGGGAGAGCAGCTCGATCCGGGCCCGATACTCATTCCGCGTCGTGAAATCCATGGCGGCGAACCCGGGAGCGGTGCGCAGGATTTCATCCACCGGGCTGACGTTTTCGAAGAACACGGTCCAGTCGATGGAGGACATCCATCGCATGCTCGTGATGATGTTCCTGACGGTGACGTTCGCCGCGGCCTGAGCCTGGTGTTCCTCGGCAACCACACCGTCGGCCGAGGTCCCCTGGGTGCTGAGCTTCCTTTCAAGCCAGGCCAGGGCCGGCATGATCGAAGGGTCCTGGCCTCGCAGCCGCTGGACGAGCTGCACCGCGAACGCGCGGGCCAGCGGGTCGTCCCGCAGACTGCTCAGGACCTGGTCCGGATGCTCCACCGGCCGGTCGCCGAGGCCCAGCAGGCGATCCGCCAGCTCGTCGGCCCGGGCCCGCTCCTGACGGGAGCGGATGATCAGCTGCGACAGCCGTCGTAGATTTTCGACGAGCGCCACGCGAAGATGGATGGCGACGGCCCAGAGCTCCCCGATGGTCAAGGGCTGAGCGCGCTGGTAGGCCCGGACGAACCGCTGCAGCGTCTCCAGCTCGAAGCGGCTGTCGGTATGGGCCACGTAGGCCCACGCCAGTCCATACACGCGCGGGTATCCGGCGAGGTGGCCCGCCGCTATCTTCGGCAAAAGGCGGTAGTAGCTCCTCGGGAGATGGTCGCGGATTCCCCGGAGCTGCTCGTCCACCACATGGAAGTTGTCGAGAATCCACTCCGCGGCGGGAGTGATCTCATGCTTCGCCAGGACCGTCTCGGCGATGTTCCGGTACCCGGCCAGAAGCACGTGCGCGTTGTCGCGAACCCTGCGGAGGAGGGTCCGATCCTTCGAAGGTTTCCCGGCACTGCGGTGGGCCGTGGCCAGGCTCTCGGCGTGTTGCTCCAGGCGCTCGATGCCGAAAAGTTCGGCGCGGATCGGGTCTTCCCCCTGCGACGAATCGTCGAGTCGGGCGTCGGTGGCCTTCACCTCGCGCCTCCGTTCCGGCACACAGAGAGGGACTCTCCGTCGGCGTCGTGGGACGCCGTGACTTCCCGCGCTCTTGCTGGAATGCGGCCCATGGTACTCGAAGGGAGCTCATTACGAAATCGTCACGGACATCGGCGGCCCGCCGGCAGCGCCGTGGTGAACGGCTTGCGTTTCGATCAATG
Above is a window of Candidatus Dormiibacterota bacterium DNA encoding:
- a CDS encoding glucoamylase family protein, with protein sequence MKATDARLDDSSQGEDPIRAELFGIERLEQHAESLATAHRSAGKPSKDRTLLRRVRDNAHVLLAGYRNIAETVLAKHEITPAAEWILDNFHVVDEQLRGIRDHLPRSYYRLLPKIAAGHLAGYPRVYGLAWAYVAHTDSRFELETLQRFVRAYQRAQPLTIGELWAVAIHLRVALVENLRRLSQLIIRSRQERARADELADRLLGLGDRPVEHPDQVLSSLRDDPLARAFAVQLVQRLRGQDPSIMPALAWLERKLSTQGTSADGVVAEEHQAQAAANVTVRNIITSMRWMSSIDWTVFFENVSPVDEILRTAPGFAAMDFTTRNEYRARIELLSRRSGLSEIEVAREAVLMARSAGRENGRGQTLPGVPGRAEEDPGYYIVAGGRRAFERRLGFRVPLRIRLRRAFRAHALLYYLGGIVALTGLLLAVLLLPTWTAGAASWILVLLAVLGLVPASDIAVSLVHRLVPLLVPPRLLPKLDLTRGVPAELRTLVVVPTLLTRQNDIEEQLERIEVHSLANPGGHLHFALLTDWADATEEKKPGDDDLVAALADGIARLNSRYDNPPGGGARFLLLHRRRLWNEREGKWIGWERKRGKLHELNRLLRGATDTTFVPINGRPPTPPQGVRYVITLDADTRLPRGTASRLVGAMAHPLNRPRFDSGTRRVVEGYAILQPRLAPSLPTGPASTTYQRIISGPGGVDPYAAAISDVYQDLFGEGSYTGKGIYDVDAFEAALDERVPENTLLSHDLFESTFARAGLATDVDLFEEFPTNYEVAARRHHRWVRGDWQLLPWILGGRTRIPTHGRWKMIDNLRRSLAAPSGFLVAVTAWILPDVPPLRWTGLFVASVVLPAVIPVLDGLLPRRWGISKRSHLRAVGHDISVALSQTLLAITMLAHQSWLMVDAIIRTLGRLYVTKRNLLEWVTAAQAGYGADLRLRAFYWHLRWGVFLAAGAGLLLVVLKPGAWPVAMPFVLLWMLSPILAWRISVPPKIAKSQVLSSAETRSLRLIARRTWRYFEAFVDQDDHALPPDNFQEEPEPVGAHRTSPTNLGLYLLGTTVAHDFGWIGILDTAERLETTLQTMSDLRRVRGHFVNWYDTRTLQPLEPMYVSTVDSGNLAGHLIAMAQSCREFVHRPLSGPEISEGIGDALHLLVDSLAKAGRPRRAQPTAEVLLRETVEGMSALLEVPTTSLPGWVPRFKELETAADSLVEVARRLASDVEDGAGAEILAWASAVRASVRSHARDLQGDDSSLVHRLSALASLAEEMVRSMEFEFLFDPSRKIFSIGYRVTEGTLDPSGYDLLASEARLASFVAIAKGDVSPQHWFLLGRSLTPVGGGAALVSWSGSMFEYLMPLLVMRQPARSLLDLTCRLVVGRQIRYGAERGVPWGISESAYNVRDAAHTYQYSDFGVPGLGLKRGLFEDVVVAPYATALAAMVNPGAALDNFSRLEEAGALGAYGFYDALDYTPSRLPEKTRVAVVRAYMAHHQGMTVVSIGNVVHDGATQRRFHSHPMVQAAELLLQERTPRSVAVTRPRGEEVLEAAHVRDLVPPTLRRFESPHDITPRTHLLSNGRYTVMITAAGSGFSRWGDLAVTRWREDTTRDCWGTYVFLKDAETGDVWSAGFQPCGTEADHYDVVYSEDRARITQRNPSLSIVLEIVVSPEDDAELRRLTVTNLENRDREIDFTSYAEVVLAPQSADEAHPAFSSLFVETEFVPGHETLLATRRPRSAEEPAVWLAHLAASEGATLGPPQYESDRARFLGRGRGIRTPLSVIDGRPLSNTAGTVLDPIVSLRYRVAIPAQGTVRLVFTTLVARSREQALEIAEKYRQPATFERASALAWTQAQVQLHHLRITRDEAHLFQRLANRLLYLDRTLRAGHQELAANRGGPSGLWAHGISGDLPIAVVRIERDEEREVARQVLRAHEYWRLKGVSADLVILNAKGTSYAQDLQQSVEAMVRASQTAVGHETHGDHGGVFVLREDLLPPQDLAVLRSAARVLILANRGTLSEQAVRQQAPRPEPVPPRRRPA